A genome region from Thermoanaerobacterium xylanolyticum LX-11 includes the following:
- a CDS encoding TlpA family protein disulfide reductase produces MKSNKKKSKSSNKNVILTVLVVLVLILGISIYFLNNYVVSSQTKSQNANNATSNAQVGIEKGDLAPDFTLKDVNGKTVTLSKLRGKKVILNFWATTCPYCKIEMPELNKFYENNKNDVVLLAIDIGEDKSTVENYLSGKGYSFNVLLDSDAKVAMDYKVQFIPMSFFIDKDGIIRAISNGAMTYDEVDEYFKTISQ; encoded by the coding sequence GTGAAATCAAATAAGAAGAAGTCAAAGAGCAGCAACAAAAATGTGATATTGACTGTTTTAGTAGTTTTAGTTTTGATATTGGGAATTTCAATTTACTTTTTGAACAATTACGTAGTATCAAGTCAAACAAAGAGCCAGAATGCGAATAATGCTACCAGCAATGCTCAAGTAGGTATTGAAAAAGGCGATTTAGCACCGGATTTTACGCTAAAAGATGTAAATGGGAAAACAGTAACATTATCAAAGCTAAGAGGGAAAAAGGTCATATTAAATTTCTGGGCTACAACATGTCCATATTGTAAAATTGAGATGCCTGAATTAAACAAGTTTTATGAGAATAACAAAAATGATGTTGTCCTATTGGCGATAGATATTGGTGAGGATAAATCAACTGTTGAAAATTATCTTTCAGGAAAGGGTTATAGTTTCAATGTCCTTTTAGACAGCGATGCAAAAGTAGCCATGGATTACAAAGTTCAATTTATACCGATGTCATTTTTCATTGACAAAGATGGTATAATAAGGGCTATAAGCAATGGTGCAATGACATACGACGAGGTAGATGAATATTTTAAGACAATATCTCAATAA
- the nagB gene encoding glucosamine-6-phosphate deaminase yields MRLIITNDYDDMSKTAAEIIKDQINRKANSVLGLATGSTPLGTYRELIRMYNNGEIDFSYVITFNLDEYVGLPDDHPQSYHYFMYENLFNHINIKKDNIHIPKGVSDDFDRDCRLYDEEIEKFGEIDLQLLGLGVNGHIGFNEPDDYINTKTHIVDLAEETINANKRFFKSIDEVPRKAVTMGLGTIMKSKKILLLASGKNKAKAIKETLNGYLTTDVPSTVLSLHPDVTIVIDSDAASLIDLEIARENVDVISKL; encoded by the coding sequence GTGAGATTAATAATAACAAATGACTACGATGATATGAGCAAAACTGCAGCAGAAATCATAAAAGATCAGATAAACAGAAAGGCAAACTCTGTATTAGGTCTTGCTACTGGTTCTACTCCTCTTGGGACTTATAGAGAGTTAATCAGGATGTACAATAATGGAGAGATTGATTTTTCCTACGTCATAACCTTTAACCTTGATGAATATGTAGGACTGCCAGATGACCATCCTCAAAGCTATCACTACTTCATGTATGAAAATCTATTCAATCATATAAATATAAAAAAGGATAATATTCATATACCCAAAGGGGTTTCAGACGATTTTGATAGAGACTGCAGGTTGTACGATGAGGAAATAGAAAAGTTTGGAGAAATTGATCTTCAATTGCTAGGTTTAGGTGTTAATGGGCACATTGGTTTTAATGAGCCTGATGACTATATAAATACAAAGACACATATAGTGGATTTGGCAGAAGAAACAATAAATGCAAATAAAAGATTTTTCAAAAGCATTGACGAAGTTCCGAGAAAAGCTGTAACAATGGGGCTTGGCACGATAATGAAATCAAAGAAAATTTTATTATTGGCATCTGGTAAAAACAAAGCAAAAGCTATAAAAGAAACTTTAAACGGCTATCTTACGACAGATGTTCCGTCAACTGTTTTGTCATTACATCCTGATGTTACAATTGTAATAGACAGCGATGCTGCATCTTTGATAGATTTAGAGATAGCAAGAGAGAATGTCGATGTTATTTCAAAGCTATAG
- a CDS encoding aminotransferase class I/II-fold pyridoxal phosphate-dependent enzyme, whose product MEKLNHFETPLFDALMEYVNNNTIPFHVPGHKKGNGMAKKFFDFVGKNVLSMDVTVFEQVDSLHKPTGPIKKAQELAADAFGADATFFVIHGTSGAIQAMILSVMGENEKIIVPRNIHKSVTSGIILSGAIPVYMQPEVDKNVGVALNVTPETVEEALRNNPDAKAVLIINPTYYGVSADIVKIAEIVHDYGAVLMVDEAHGPHLKFNEKLPISAMEAGADICAQSTHKIIGSMTQSSMLHVKSKRIDINRVKQVMSLLQTTSPSYILLASLDVARMQMVTEGKELLDRTIELAEYARREINNINGLYCFGNEIVGRDGAYDFDPTKITITAKGLGITGHELEDILAKKYYIQPELADMYNTLCVFSIGDTKENVDYLIRALREISETLYKDNVEMSKALDMPEIPEMVLSPRYAFECSNIALPLEESIGQISSEFLMAYPPGIPILCPGERITREIIEYVIEMKNAKLSIQGTEDPNVEYIKVVNDLQILNITA is encoded by the coding sequence TTGGAAAAGCTAAATCATTTTGAAACTCCATTATTCGATGCATTAATGGAGTATGTCAACAACAACACCATACCATTTCATGTCCCAGGTCACAAAAAAGGCAATGGAATGGCTAAAAAGTTTTTTGATTTTGTAGGTAAAAATGTATTATCAATGGATGTTACTGTGTTTGAACAAGTTGACAGCCTTCACAAGCCTACCGGTCCCATTAAGAAAGCTCAGGAATTAGCTGCCGATGCTTTTGGTGCCGATGCTACATTTTTTGTCATCCATGGGACATCGGGAGCTATTCAGGCTATGATCCTAAGTGTTATGGGAGAAAATGAAAAAATAATTGTTCCACGAAACATTCACAAATCTGTTACATCAGGTATTATCTTAAGTGGTGCTATCCCAGTTTATATGCAACCTGAAGTTGATAAAAATGTAGGCGTTGCTCTTAATGTGACTCCTGAAACTGTGGAGGAAGCATTAAGAAACAATCCTGATGCAAAGGCTGTTTTAATTATAAATCCGACTTACTATGGTGTTTCTGCAGACATTGTAAAAATTGCTGAAATAGTCCATGACTACGGAGCTGTACTGATGGTGGATGAGGCCCATGGACCACACCTAAAATTCAACGAAAAACTTCCTATTTCAGCTATGGAAGCAGGTGCTGACATCTGCGCACAAAGCACTCATAAGATAATAGGCTCTATGACGCAAAGCTCTATGTTGCACGTCAAGTCAAAAAGGATTGATATAAACAGAGTGAAACAAGTTATGAGCCTGTTACAGACCACAAGTCCCTCTTACATTTTATTAGCATCACTTGATGTTGCAAGAATGCAGATGGTAACAGAAGGAAAAGAATTGTTGGACAGGACAATTGAACTTGCAGAATACGCTCGTCGAGAGATCAACAATATAAACGGTCTTTATTGTTTCGGAAACGAAATTGTAGGGCGAGATGGAGCGTATGATTTTGACCCGACAAAAATCACTATTACCGCTAAAGGCCTTGGCATAACAGGTCATGAATTAGAAGATATACTAGCGAAAAAATACTACATTCAACCAGAATTAGCCGATATGTACAATACATTGTGTGTATTTTCCATAGGCGACACAAAAGAAAATGTAGATTACCTTATAAGGGCATTGAGGGAAATCAGTGAGACACTGTACAAGGACAATGTAGAAATGTCGAAAGCTTTAGATATGCCAGAGATACCAGAAATGGTTTTATCTCCCAGATATGCATTTGAATGTTCTAATATCGCCTTGCCTTTGGAAGAAAGTATTGGGCAGATTAGCTCAGAATTTCTAATGGCATATCCTCCCGGTATCCCAATATTATGTCCTGGCGAAAGGATAACCAGAGAAATCATAGAATATGTAATTGAAATGAAAAATGCCAAGCTAAGCATTCAAGGAACAGAAGATCCAAATGTGGAATATATAAAAGTAGTCAACGATTTGCAGATATTGAATATAACAGCATAA
- a CDS encoding sensor histidine kinase: MIKNDIRTKTAVSFISIALLSIVVFSITINILIINNFGIYIKQSANVQFDNIASSIAETYKETDSWNETGNRMAHTLMMSGYDIVVRDLKGNILIKTPSMLSMMGMASSSKISTQTLPIVVDGKKVAYVDITYSGKMPMSKLDYKFLYNVNKYIALITILTIALVLIISIYVAKYLTKPILNIAKVASKLESGDYDVRVEEIPKEEELLALTAAINHLGASLKSQGMLRAQLTQNIAHELRTPLSTLKSHLEAIIDGVWEPSKERIVSLYEEVVRLSNLINDIELLNKIEIDNLKINKVRFNLSELIKSLLINYESIFINKNQHLEKNIEDDIFVVADKDRISEVLINLLVNANKYTGEGGNIKVKLYNEGQFAVITVSDNGIGIPKEDLPFIYERFYRSEKSRSRDYGGSGLGLSIAKAIIKAHNGTINVESILNQGTKFTVKLPIIN, encoded by the coding sequence ATGATTAAAAATGATATAAGAACTAAAACTGCTGTATCGTTTATATCTATTGCTTTATTATCGATAGTCGTATTCAGCATTACCATAAATATTTTAATAATAAACAATTTTGGAATTTACATTAAACAGTCAGCAAATGTGCAGTTTGACAACATTGCTTCATCAATCGCTGAAACGTACAAGGAGACGGACAGTTGGAATGAGACAGGCAATAGAATGGCACATACATTAATGATGAGTGGGTATGACATTGTGGTTAGGGATTTGAAAGGCAATATATTAATTAAAACGCCATCAATGCTTTCAATGATGGGTATGGCAAGTAGTAGCAAAATATCAACCCAAACTCTCCCGATAGTTGTAGATGGCAAAAAGGTTGCTTACGTTGATATAACGTATAGCGGTAAAATGCCTATGAGCAAACTGGATTATAAGTTTTTGTACAATGTAAATAAATATATCGCATTAATAACAATATTGACGATTGCATTGGTGTTGATAATAAGCATATATGTTGCAAAATATCTTACAAAGCCTATTTTGAATATAGCAAAAGTAGCCAGTAAATTAGAAAGTGGAGATTACGACGTTAGAGTAGAAGAAATACCAAAAGAGGAGGAATTGCTTGCATTAACTGCTGCCATAAATCATCTTGGCGCATCATTAAAAAGTCAAGGGATGCTAAGAGCACAGTTGACGCAAAATATAGCACATGAATTGAGAACGCCTTTGTCAACCCTTAAAAGTCATTTAGAGGCTATAATTGACGGTGTTTGGGAGCCATCTAAAGAAAGGATTGTAAGCCTTTATGAAGAAGTTGTAAGATTGTCTAATCTCATAAATGATATTGAATTATTGAATAAAATAGAAATTGACAATCTAAAGATAAATAAAGTAAGATTCAATTTGTCGGAATTGATTAAAAGTTTATTGATAAATTACGAAAGCATTTTTATCAATAAAAATCAGCATTTGGAGAAAAATATTGAAGATGACATTTTTGTGGTTGCAGACAAAGATAGAATATCAGAGGTACTGATTAATCTGCTTGTAAATGCTAATAAATACACAGGTGAAGGTGGAAACATAAAAGTAAAACTGTACAATGAAGGACAATTTGCAGTGATTACAGTTTCTGACAACGGCATAGGCATACCGAAAGAAGATTTGCCTTTTATATACGAAAGATTTTACAGGAGTGAAAAGTCACGAAGCAGGGATTATGGTGGCAGTGGCTTAGGATTATCAATTGCTAAGGCCATAATAAAAGCTCATAATGGTACCATAAATGTTGAAAGTATTTTAAATCAAGGGACAAAATTCACAGTAAAATTGCCGATAATTAATTAA
- a CDS encoding response regulator transcription factor produces MKILAIDDEEKILDVIKAYLEKEGYTVLTETNGANALNTFKTVNPDLVILDLMLPGMSGEEICRKIRALSKVPILMLTAKVSEDDKVYGFTIGADDYLTKPFSPRELTMRVKAILRRTKNDLPLNDIFMFNDGDLVIDTRSYEVKKKGRIVNLTPNEYKLLTVMVQNPNKVFTRSELIEKAFGYDFDGFDRTIDAHIKNLRQKIEDDPKNPTYIKTVYGAGYKFGEEND; encoded by the coding sequence ATGAAAATACTGGCAATAGATGATGAAGAGAAAATCTTGGATGTTATAAAAGCGTATCTTGAAAAGGAAGGGTACACCGTTTTAACTGAGACTAACGGTGCCAATGCTTTAAATACTTTTAAAACTGTAAATCCAGATTTGGTCATATTAGATTTAATGCTGCCGGGTATGTCTGGCGAAGAAATATGCAGAAAAATAAGAGCTTTATCGAAGGTGCCAATTTTAATGCTTACTGCTAAAGTAAGTGAAGATGATAAGGTATATGGTTTTACAATTGGTGCAGATGATTACTTAACGAAGCCATTTAGTCCTCGAGAGTTGACGATGAGAGTTAAGGCTATACTTAGAAGGACAAAGAATGATCTGCCATTAAATGATATATTTATGTTTAATGATGGCGATCTTGTAATTGACACAAGATCATACGAAGTGAAGAAAAAAGGCAGGATTGTCAATTTAACGCCAAATGAGTACAAGTTGTTGACCGTTATGGTGCAAAATCCCAACAAGGTATTTACAAGAAGCGAGCTTATTGAAAAAGCTTTTGGCTACGATTTTGATGGTTTCGATAGGACGATAGACGCTCATATAAAAAACTTGAGGCAAAAGATAGAAGATGATCCCAAAAATCCAACATATATAAAAACTGTGTATGGGGCAGGTTATAAATTTGGTGAAGAAAATGATTAA
- a CDS encoding ROK family transcriptional regulator — protein sequence MTQYRKGTNYLIKNINTANVLDVIKKMQPISRVKISKILNMSKSTVSGIVDELIKEGLVTEEGFGNTASAGRKPIELTFNPNAKFSIGIDIESTNTIGVLTNLEGKIIKKIKRPTGIKDEAFVNTVKIIKELLEYQEDIAGIGVGAPGITNIEKGTVYAPGLSWVDFNLLLKLKEVFDYDIFIDNSVNYAALGERWIGSCKDVNNFVLVTVGNGIGSGIYINGKLVRGHKYSAGEVGYMAIGRDILDKKYFYEDYGYFESKASLLGLVSSLKNMSNGKFGTIKDFVNGYLAKDEICIRAFNEFIENLSMGFANIISILNPELIVIAGDVINLGIDIVDSIKKLIDKMVPFDVKIIYTKLNEDAAAIGASADVLLKTNYLILI from the coding sequence TTGACGCAGTATCGAAAAGGCACTAATTATCTTATCAAAAATATAAACACGGCAAATGTTTTGGATGTCATTAAAAAAATGCAGCCAATTTCTCGCGTGAAAATCTCAAAAATCCTTAATATGAGCAAGTCGACAGTATCAGGAATAGTAGATGAATTGATAAAGGAAGGGCTTGTTACTGAAGAGGGATTTGGAAATACCGCATCCGCAGGCAGAAAACCTATTGAGCTTACTTTTAATCCTAATGCGAAATTTTCAATAGGCATCGATATAGAATCGACAAATACAATTGGAGTGCTTACAAATTTGGAAGGAAAAATAATAAAAAAGATAAAAAGACCTACAGGAATAAAAGATGAAGCTTTCGTAAATACAGTTAAAATCATTAAAGAACTATTAGAATATCAAGAAGATATTGCAGGCATAGGGGTTGGAGCTCCTGGCATAACAAATATAGAAAAAGGAACAGTGTATGCGCCGGGGCTTTCGTGGGTTGACTTTAATCTCCTTCTTAAGTTAAAAGAAGTGTTTGACTATGACATATTTATCGACAACAGCGTTAATTATGCAGCATTGGGTGAAAGATGGATCGGTTCATGCAAAGATGTCAACAATTTTGTTTTGGTAACAGTAGGAAATGGCATTGGTTCTGGAATATACATTAACGGGAAATTGGTAAGGGGTCATAAATACTCAGCAGGAGAAGTTGGCTACATGGCTATAGGCAGAGATATTTTAGACAAAAAGTATTTTTACGAAGATTATGGGTATTTTGAAAGCAAAGCATCGCTTTTAGGTCTTGTCTCGTCGCTAAAGAATATGTCGAATGGAAAATTTGGTACGATAAAGGATTTTGTTAATGGCTATTTGGCAAAAGATGAGATTTGCATTAGGGCTTTTAACGAATTTATAGAAAATTTAAGCATGGGTTTTGCTAACATCATAAGCATATTAAATCCGGAGCTTATAGTCATAGCAGGCGATGTGATAAACTTAGGCATCGATATAGTAGATAGTATAAAAAAGCTAATTGATAAAATGGTCCCGTTTGATGTAAAGATCATATATACAAAGCTAAACGAAGATGCCGCCGCAATAGGAGCATCTGCTGATGTTCTTCTTAAGACAAATTACTTAATACTAATATAA
- the trxA gene encoding thioredoxin: MKPINVTDMNFDTEVYNSDKPVLVDFWAAWCGPCRMMAPVLEEVAEEYSDKIKVVKLNVDENPLIASQYRIMSIPTLGVFQNGQLVDKVIGFMPKEQLEYRLARYIDAQV, translated from the coding sequence ATGAAACCTATTAACGTAACAGATATGAACTTTGATACTGAGGTGTATAATTCCGATAAGCCTGTTTTAGTTGACTTTTGGGCTGCATGGTGTGGACCCTGCAGAATGATGGCACCTGTATTGGAAGAAGTTGCAGAGGAATATTCTGATAAAATAAAGGTTGTAAAGTTAAATGTTGACGAGAATCCTTTGATTGCATCACAATATAGGATAATGAGCATTCCTACGTTAGGTGTTTTTCAAAATGGACAATTAGTTGACAAAGTTATCGGATTTATGCCAAAAGAACAATTAGAATACAGGCTTGCAAGATATATAGATGCACAGGTATAA
- a CDS encoding SHOCT domain-containing protein — protein MMWGLMNGWGYGGGIIFGLIWMILQVVIVVGAIYFIVSLFQNKKGSQRGSDALEILKERYARGEISEEEYKERKRNLEEK, from the coding sequence ATGATGTGGGGATTAATGAATGGATGGGGTTACGGTGGAGGCATAATTTTTGGCCTCATCTGGATGATACTTCAAGTTGTAATAGTAGTTGGTGCAATATATTTCATTGTTTCACTGTTTCAGAACAAAAAAGGCTCACAAAGAGGCAGTGATGCGCTTGAGATTTTAAAAGAGAGATATGCAAGAGGAGAGATAAGCGAAGAAGAATATAAAGAGCGCAAAAGAAACTTAGAAGAAAAATAA
- a CDS encoding cytochrome c biogenesis CcdA family protein produces MSLFAAFLGGIVSFFSPCILPLIPVYVTYIFGGKKKNFFNLFLFVLGFSIVFVLMGATASQLGKFFVSYKVLFRKASGIIILLFGLYMMGIIKPAFLSREVKLNVSNKKEGYFSSFIFGIAFASGWTPCVGPILATILLYAGEQNTVYVGVLLLFAYSLGIGIPFIVAAILIDRFKAFYKKMNFIMPYIEKIGGLFLIIFGILMYFNLIIRFESYINILR; encoded by the coding sequence GTGTCTTTATTTGCAGCGTTTTTAGGTGGTATTGTTTCGTTCTTTTCGCCATGCATTTTACCGCTAATACCCGTTTACGTGACGTATATTTTCGGCGGAAAGAAGAAAAATTTTTTCAATTTGTTTTTGTTTGTATTAGGTTTCAGCATCGTTTTTGTCCTCATGGGAGCTACGGCCAGTCAATTGGGGAAATTTTTTGTTTCATACAAAGTTCTATTTAGAAAAGCCAGTGGTATAATAATATTATTATTTGGACTTTATATGATGGGTATCATAAAGCCGGCTTTTCTGAGCAGAGAAGTAAAACTTAATGTTTCTAACAAAAAGGAGGGGTATTTTAGCAGTTTCATTTTTGGCATAGCTTTTGCCTCTGGTTGGACGCCGTGTGTTGGTCCTATACTTGCGACTATCCTTTTATATGCAGGTGAACAAAACACTGTGTATGTTGGGGTTCTTCTGCTGTTTGCTTACTCATTAGGAATTGGAATTCCATTCATAGTAGCTGCTATACTAATTGATAGATTTAAAGCATTTTACAAAAAGATGAATTTTATCATGCCGTATATTGAAAAAATTGGCGGTTTATTTTTGATAATTTTCGGAATTTTGATGTATTTTAATCTCATTATAAGGTTTGAAAGTTACATTAATATTTTGAGGTGA